One genomic region from Lysobacterales bacterium encodes:
- the dbpA gene encoding ATP-dependent RNA helicase DbpA: MSTFQDLDLIPALRQAIEAAGFHTPTPIQALALPPILAGADVLAQAPTGSGKTAAFGLGLLQRLDAAAIRTQALVLCPTRELADQVGKELRRLAAAIPNVKISLFTGGVALGPQLASLTHAPHIVVGTPGRVQELLHKRALDLSEIDVLVLDEADRMLDMGFEQSIKDIVRRLPKARQSLLFSATWPDEIRALAKDSLREPVEVAIEGEAHAPDIDARFYEVALDAKPAALMGLLLQLKPESAVVFCNTRRDVDDVATALANAGFSAAALHGDMEQRDRDEVLVMFANRSLSVLVASDVAARGLDVKDLACVVNYELPHEADVYVHRSGRTARAGGSGLVLNLVTSREMARAQAIETGRGEPIRWNRAPLNARPTDVPKSAMRTLRIDAGRTDKLRPGDILGALTGAAGLKAEAIGKIDVFPTRSYVAVRASMLKAAVAGLQAGKIKGRGFRVRAM, translated from the coding sequence ATGTCGACCTTCCAAGATCTTGATCTCATCCCCGCCCTGCGGCAGGCCATTGAAGCCGCCGGTTTCCACACGCCCACGCCGATCCAGGCTCTGGCCCTGCCGCCGATCCTCGCCGGCGCCGACGTGCTGGCGCAGGCGCCCACGGGCAGCGGCAAGACCGCGGCCTTCGGCCTCGGTCTGCTGCAGCGGCTGGACGCGGCGGCCATCCGCACCCAGGCCCTGGTGCTCTGCCCCACCCGCGAGCTGGCCGACCAGGTCGGCAAGGAGCTGCGCCGGCTGGCCGCCGCGATCCCCAACGTCAAGATCAGCCTGTTCACCGGTGGCGTGGCGCTGGGCCCGCAGCTGGCCTCGCTAACGCATGCACCGCACATCGTGGTGGGCACGCCGGGGCGCGTGCAGGAGCTGCTGCACAAGCGCGCGCTGGACCTTTCGGAGATTGACGTGCTGGTGCTGGACGAAGCCGACCGCATGCTCGACATGGGCTTCGAACAGTCGATCAAGGACATCGTCAGGCGTCTGCCCAAAGCGCGGCAAAGCCTGCTGTTTTCGGCCACCTGGCCCGACGAGATCCGTGCACTCGCCAAGGACAGCCTGCGCGAGCCGGTGGAAGTCGCGATCGAGGGCGAAGCGCATGCGCCGGATATCGACGCGCGCTTCTACGAGGTCGCACTCGACGCCAAGCCCGCCGCGCTGATGGGCCTGCTGCTTCAGCTCAAGCCGGAATCGGCGGTGGTGTTCTGCAATACCCGGCGCGATGTCGATGACGTCGCCACCGCGCTGGCCAATGCCGGCTTCTCGGCCGCCGCCCTGCACGGCGATATGGAGCAGCGCGACCGCGACGAGGTGCTGGTGATGTTCGCCAACCGATCCCTGAGCGTGCTGGTGGCCAGCGACGTCGCCGCGCGCGGGCTCGACGTCAAGGACCTCGCCTGCGTGGTCAACTACGAGCTGCCGCACGAGGCGGATGTCTACGTGCACCGCAGCGGTCGCACCGCCCGCGCCGGCGGCAGCGGCCTGGTGCTGAACCTCGTCACTTCGCGCGAGATGGCGCGCGCGCAGGCCATCGAAACCGGCCGCGGCGAGCCGATCCGCTGGAACCGCGCGCCGCTCAACGCGCGTCCGACCGACGTGCCCAAATCGGCGATGCGCACCCTGCGCATCGATGCCGGCCGCACCGACAAGCTGCGGCCCGGCGACATCCTGGGTGCGCTCACCGGCGCGGCAGGCTTGAAGGCTGAGGCGATCGGCAAGATCGACGTGTTCCCCACGCGCAGCTATGTGGCCGTGCGCGCGAGCATGCTGAAGGCCGCTGTCGCCGGACTGCAGGCCGGCAAGATCAAGGGCCGCGGTTTCCGGGTGCGGGCGATGTGA
- a CDS encoding DUF1993 domain-containing protein: protein MHPHLYDASVPVFKQLLGGLSGVLTKAAEHAAARKIDPPALLQARLFPDMFPLLRQVQIATDFARSVAARLAGVEVPSAPDTEHSFEELQQRIASTLAFLESLDPAAFEGSEGREIVLRPGTPKERTLSGQAYLLSYGLPQFFFHVTTAYALLRHSGVEIGKRDFMGSY, encoded by the coding sequence ATGCACCCGCACCTCTACGACGCTTCGGTCCCGGTCTTCAAGCAGCTGCTCGGCGGCTTGAGCGGCGTTCTGACCAAGGCGGCAGAACACGCCGCGGCCCGCAAGATCGACCCGCCGGCCCTGCTGCAGGCGCGGCTGTTTCCGGACATGTTTCCCCTGCTGCGCCAGGTGCAGATCGCCACCGACTTCGCGCGCAGCGTGGCCGCCCGTCTGGCCGGCGTCGAGGTGCCGAGTGCGCCCGACACCGAGCACAGTTTCGAGGAGCTGCAGCAGCGCATCGCCAGCACGCTGGCCTTTCTCGAAAGCCTTGATCCGGCTGCTTTCGAAGGCAGCGAGGGTCGCGAGATCGTGCTGCGCCCGGGCACGCCGAAGGAACGCACGCTGAGCGGTCAGGCCTACCTGCTGTCCTACGGCCTGCCGCAGTTCTTCTTCCACGTCACCACGGCCTACGCCCTGCTGCGCCACAGCGGCGTGGAAATCGGCAAGCGCGACTTCATGGGCAGCTACTGA
- a CDS encoding sensor histidine kinase, with product MNLVGHSLRARLLRVGLIGGVLLSLLAAWLLGEAFRVIAERGQLRLLEQELAGLIGRLEARPDGSLGMRDRPGDPDYERVFSGRYWQAGEDGSGYTSRSLWDFRASFGASAGARAAVERIDGPAGQQLVTLRQRVQVPRVRLPVEVWVGLDEGPLREDVQRFRGLTLVATALLFLLLAALLAVQVRLGLRPLKRLAAEVEQVRRGERARIGGEGLPAELGPLVAHLDELLEHHERSVQRARHSAADLAHALKTPLAALDAAAQRPGPELAKTVREQSARMQATVTRQLQAGVARDFRARCELAPVAHTLVELMRRIHAERGVRIEADIEPQLQLPYAEDDLQELLGNLLDNACKWARTQVQLSAGSTPTTLWLQLDDDGPGMDEGAAAAARQRGVRLDERVPGSGLGLAIVEDLLDTTGGRLQLQRSPLGGLQARIEVDRER from the coding sequence ATGAACCTCGTGGGGCACTCGCTGCGCGCCCGCCTGCTGCGGGTGGGCCTGATCGGCGGCGTGCTCCTCAGCCTGCTCGCCGCCTGGCTGCTGGGTGAAGCCTTCCGGGTGATCGCCGAGCGCGGCCAGCTGCGCCTGCTCGAACAGGAGCTGGCCGGCCTCATCGGTCGCCTGGAAGCGCGACCCGACGGCAGCCTCGGCATGCGCGACCGCCCCGGCGACCCCGACTACGAGCGGGTGTTTTCGGGGCGCTACTGGCAGGCCGGCGAGGACGGTAGCGGCTACACCTCGCGCTCGCTGTGGGATTTCCGCGCCTCCTTCGGCGCAAGCGCAGGCGCGCGCGCCGCAGTCGAACGCATCGACGGCCCGGCCGGCCAACAGTTGGTCACCCTGCGCCAGCGCGTTCAGGTGCCGCGCGTGCGCTTGCCGGTCGAGGTCTGGGTCGGCCTCGATGAAGGCCCGCTGCGCGAGGATGTGCAGCGCTTCCGCGGTCTGACCCTGGTCGCCACGGCCCTGCTGTTCCTGCTGCTCGCCGCACTGCTGGCCGTGCAGGTGCGACTGGGCCTGCGCCCCCTGAAGCGCCTCGCCGCTGAGGTCGAACAGGTGCGCCGCGGCGAGCGCGCTCGGATCGGCGGCGAGGGCCTGCCCGCCGAACTCGGTCCGCTGGTGGCTCATCTCGACGAATTGCTGGAGCACCATGAACGCTCCGTGCAGCGGGCGCGTCACTCTGCCGCCGACCTCGCGCATGCGCTGAAGACGCCCCTTGCCGCGCTCGACGCCGCGGCCCAGCGGCCCGGCCCCGAGCTCGCGAAGACCGTGCGCGAACAAAGCGCGCGCATGCAGGCGACGGTGACCCGCCAGCTGCAGGCGGGCGTGGCCCGCGATTTCCGCGCGCGCTGCGAGCTCGCGCCCGTCGCCCACACGCTGGTCGAGCTGATGCGCCGCATCCACGCGGAGCGCGGCGTTCGGATCGAAGCCGATATCGAGCCGCAGCTTCAGCTTCCGTACGCGGAGGACGACCTGCAGGAACTGCTCGGCAACCTGCTCGACAACGCCTGCAAATGGGCGCGCACGCAGGTCCAGCTGAGCGCGGGCAGCACGCCCACGACGCTCTGGCTGCAGCTCGACGACGACGGGCCTGGCATGGACGAGGGCGCCGCAGCGGCCGCGCGCCAGCGCGGCGTGCGCCTTGACGAACGGGTGCCCGGCTCGGGCCTGGGGCTTGCCATCGTCGAAGACCTGCTCGACACCACCGGCGGCCGCCTGCAGCTGCAGCGCTCGCCCTTGGGCGGCCTGCAGGCGAGGATCGAGGTGGACCGCGAGCGCTGA
- a CDS encoding response regulator transcription factor: protein MRVLVAEDDAELALRVCAALKEAGFSAEHCADGREAEFRGATEAFAAAVLDLGLPSLDGLSVLHRWREQGVKLPVLVLTARGRWHDKLAGFNAGADDYLTKPFLLDEVVLRVRALIRRASGHASPILECGPLSHDVNAGRFALDGASLSLTAQESRILGYLLHNVGRIVSRGELGEHVYEGGHDPDSNVLDVLVGRIRKKIGPGLLHTHRGQGFRLEADADASE, encoded by the coding sequence ATGCGCGTGCTGGTCGCCGAGGATGATGCCGAGCTGGCGCTGCGCGTCTGCGCCGCGCTGAAGGAGGCCGGCTTCAGCGCCGAACACTGCGCCGACGGCCGCGAAGCCGAGTTCCGCGGCGCCACCGAAGCCTTCGCAGCCGCCGTGCTCGACCTCGGCCTGCCCTCGCTGGACGGCCTGTCGGTGCTGCACCGCTGGCGCGAGCAGGGCGTCAAGCTGCCGGTGCTGGTGCTGACCGCGCGCGGCCGCTGGCACGACAAGCTGGCCGGCTTCAATGCCGGCGCCGATGATTACCTCACCAAACCTTTTCTGCTCGACGAAGTCGTGCTGCGCGTGCGCGCGCTGATCCGCCGCGCCAGCGGCCACGCGAGCCCGATCCTCGAATGCGGGCCGCTCAGCCACGACGTCAATGCCGGGCGCTTCGCGCTCGACGGCGCCAGCCTCAGCCTGACCGCGCAGGAGTCACGCATTCTCGGCTACCTGCTGCACAACGTCGGCCGCATCGTCAGCCGCGGCGAACTGGGAGAACACGTCTACGAGGGCGGCCACGACCCCGATTCGAACGTGCTCGATGTGCTGGTCGGACGCATCCGCAAGAAGATCGGGCCCGGCCTGCTGCATACCCACCGCGGCCAGGGCTTCCGACTGGAAGCGGATGCGGACGCCAGCGAATGA
- a CDS encoding peptidase, with amino-acid sequence MRSPALLFVLLFALALSSAALAQGTDRADTRQLREAVQRGELASLDSILEDALRRKPGRVVDVEFELEDDEYEIEILDANGRVWELEYRASTGEFKDMEQD; translated from the coding sequence ATGCGCTCGCCTGCCCTCCTGTTCGTCCTGCTGTTCGCGCTCGCCCTCTCCAGCGCTGCGCTGGCGCAGGGCACCGACCGCGCTGACACCCGCCAGCTGCGCGAAGCCGTGCAGCGCGGCGAACTGGCCTCGCTCGACTCGATCCTTGAAGACGCTCTGCGGCGCAAGCCCGGGCGCGTGGTCGACGTCGAGTTCGAGCTGGAGGACGACGAGTACGAAATCGAGATCCTCGATGCCAACGGCCGCGTGTGGGAGTTGGAGTACCGCGCCAGCACTGGCGAATTCAAGGACATGGAGCAGGACTGA
- a CDS encoding PepSY domain-containing protein — protein MFKASFPLRRSVLMLSAAGAIGLAFAAHAVTPRSSADVAAELNRAGFAEVREIEYDDGLWEAEVRRANGRWGEVHVDPISGEVFDAQSARAQLDAAALIAALEAQGYTAINDLDREGATWGAEAVGADGQRVELRASGYDGRVLHSETEWDD, from the coding sequence ATGTTCAAGGCTTCGTTTCCCCTGCGCCGTTCCGTGCTGATGCTGTCTGCTGCCGGCGCCATTGGCCTCGCTTTCGCGGCGCATGCCGTGACCCCGCGTTCGTCCGCCGATGTCGCCGCCGAACTCAATCGTGCGGGCTTCGCCGAAGTGCGCGAGATCGAATACGACGACGGCCTGTGGGAGGCCGAGGTGCGCCGCGCCAACGGCCGCTGGGGCGAAGTGCATGTCGACCCGATCAGCGGCGAGGTGTTCGATGCCCAGTCGGCGCGCGCCCAGCTGGATGCCGCCGCCCTGATCGCTGCGCTCGAGGCGCAGGGCTACACCGCGATCAACGACCTCGACCGCGAAGGTGCGACCTGGGGTGCGGAGGCGGTGGGCGCGGATGGCCAGCGCGTCGAGCTGCGCGCCAGCGGCTACGACGGCCGCGTGCTGCACAGTGAGACCGAGTGGGACGACTGA
- a CDS encoding ATP-dependent Clp protease proteolytic subunit — MTLVLLLLLVLIGLVLQPLLHRRWLTGKRDRQRHRIEQERGSRVILLVHREERMSLFGAPLLRYIDMEDAESVIRAIHQTAPEQPIDLILHTPGGLVLASLQIARALARHPGPVRALVPYYAMSGGTLLAIAADEILMSPHAVLGPLDPAIDEVPAASILRAVAQKDPKDVDDDTLILADQAQMAIRQLRESLADLLLAKLGKERTQEVATALTEGRWTHDYPITPEQVSGLGLKVSTGMPESVLDLMALYPQPMRGLAGVEYAPRERQAREAAPPK, encoded by the coding sequence TTGACACTTGTCCTGCTGCTTCTGCTGGTGCTGATCGGACTGGTGCTGCAGCCCCTGCTGCATCGTCGCTGGCTGACCGGAAAGCGCGACCGCCAGCGCCACCGGATCGAACAGGAGCGCGGCAGCCGGGTGATCCTGCTCGTGCATCGCGAAGAGCGGATGAGCCTGTTCGGCGCGCCGCTGCTGCGCTACATCGACATGGAGGACGCCGAGAGCGTGATCCGCGCGATCCACCAGACGGCCCCCGAGCAGCCGATCGACCTGATCCTGCATACGCCGGGCGGGCTGGTGCTGGCCTCGCTGCAGATCGCCCGCGCGCTGGCGCGGCATCCCGGCCCGGTGCGCGCGCTGGTTCCCTACTACGCGATGTCCGGCGGCACCCTGCTGGCGATCGCCGCCGACGAGATCCTGATGAGCCCGCATGCGGTGCTGGGGCCGCTGGACCCGGCCATCGACGAGGTGCCGGCCGCGTCGATTCTGCGCGCGGTCGCGCAGAAGGACCCGAAGGACGTCGACGACGACACCCTGATCCTCGCCGACCAGGCGCAGATGGCGATCCGCCAGCTGCGCGAGAGCCTCGCCGATCTGCTGCTGGCAAAGCTGGGCAAGGAGCGTACCCAAGAGGTCGCGACCGCGCTCACCGAAGGCCGTTGGACCCACGACTACCCGATCACGCCCGAGCAGGTCAGCGGGCTCGGGCTCAAGGTCAGCACCGGGATGCCCGAGTCCGTGCTGGACCTGATGGCGCTGTATCCACAGCCGATGCGCGGCTTGGCCGGCGTCGAGTACGCACCGCGCGAACGGCAGGCGCGTGAGGCCGCGCCGCCGAAGTGA